In Calonectris borealis chromosome 20, bCalBor7.hap1.2, whole genome shotgun sequence, a genomic segment contains:
- the KCNJ16 gene encoding inward rectifier potassium channel 16: MRKMPEQSGCYRPVNIQGSKISYQGACQESPEMGMKRLQKRFLHKDGSCNVYFKHIFGEWESYVVDIFTTLVDIKWRHMFVIFSLSYVLSWLFFGLVFWLIAIQHGDLFNDEEITPCVANVHSFTGAFLFSLETQTTIGYGYRCVTEECSVAILMVILQSVLSCIIDTFIIGAALAKMATARKRAQTIRFSYYAVVGLRDDRFCLMWRIGDFRPNHMVEGSVRAQLLRYKEDKEGRMTMEYKDLKLLNDQIILVTPVTVVHEIDSESPLYGLDRKALAKDNFEILVTFVYTGDSTGTSHQSRSSYVPREILWGHRFNDVLHVKKKYYKVDCLQFEETTEVYAPHCSAMQLDRKEQEWNRYEKTREKETETSALDIKSFSTNQKSFSAVALITSCEDPEGPVTAVNQPSGEVSYQKAAVTLSRLSIESQI, translated from the coding sequence ATGAGAAAGATGCCTGAACAGAGTGGTTGCTATAGGCCTGTAAACATACAGGGAAGTAAGATCAGTTACCAAGGCGCTTGTCAAGAAAGCCCTGAAATGGGGATGAAAAGATTGCAGAAGCGATTTCTCCACAAGGATGGCAGCTGCAATGTGTACTTCAAACACATCTTTGGGGAATGGGAGAGCTATGTAGTGGACATATTTACTACACTGGTGGACATCAAGTGGCGCCATATGTTTGTGATATTCTCATTGTCCTATGTTCTTTCTTGGTTGTTCTTTGGACTAGTTTTCTGGCTGATAGCAATCCAACATGGAGATTTATTCAACGATGAAGAAATAACTCCCTGTGTTGCAAATGTCCATAGCTTCACAGGAGCATTCCTATTCTCTCTTGAAACCCAAACGACCATCGGTTATGGTTACCGCTGTGTTACGGAAGAATGCTCTGTTGCAATCCTCATGGTTATCCTACAGTCGGTATTAAGCTGCATTATTGACACCTTCATAATCGGAGCAGCCTTGGCTAAAATGGCCACAGCTCGAAAAAGAGCTCAAACCATTCGTTTTAGCTACTATGCTGTAGTAGGCTTAAGGGATGATAGATTTTGCCTCATGTGGCGCATTGGTGATTTCCGACCAAATCACATGGTTGAGGGCTCTGTACGAGCTCAGCTTCTGCGCTACAAGGAAGACAAGGAGGGGAGAATGACGATGGAATACAAGGACTTGAAGCTGCTAAATGACCAGATCATACTTGTTACGCCAGTGACAGTCGTACATGAAATCGATAGCGAGAGCCCCTTGTATGGTCTAGACCGGAAAGCTCTGGCCAAGGACAACTTTGAAATCTTGGTCACATTTGTCTACACAGGTGATTCAACAGGAACTTCACACCAGTCAAGAAGCTCATATGTCCCCAGAGAGATTCTTTGGGGCCATAGGTTTAACGATGTCTTACAcgtaaagaaaaaatactataaGGTGGATTGCTTACAGTTTGAAGAAACCACAGAAGTTTACGCTCCTCACTGCAGTGCCATGCAACTGGATCGGAAGGAGCAAGAATGGAACCGATATGAGAAGACAcgggaaaaagaaacagagacatCGGCACTGGACATCAAGTCATTTAGTACTAACCAAAAGTCATTTAGTGCAGTTGCTCTCATCACCAGTTGTGAAGATCCAGAAGGCCCAGTGACAGCTGTCAATCAGCCTTCTGGAGAAGTTTCTTACCAGAAAGCAGCTGTGACCTTAAGTAGGTTATCAATAGAGTCCCAAATCTAG